A part of Rhodamnia argentea isolate NSW1041297 chromosome 8, ASM2092103v1, whole genome shotgun sequence genomic DNA contains:
- the LOC125316259 gene encoding uncharacterized protein LOC125316259, translating to MGRRLKERAAAIAQAADAAIAAAAHGGNVNRWNDNGNRQMHQLVEQFLKLKPTKFTGKGDPEAAPRWIEDLEKAFSVLGCTEEEKVTPAIYRLRDTASDWWKATGGRVFPEGVALNWTIFTEVFNGKYFSEIAQEQKLLEFQQLRENHMTIDQHEVEFSRLSKYAPRMVENPLDRARRLRDGLRPELRSQLIPLNLRDYDELYERGQMVERDMKERAAASGSRFMPARDNCRFGKRPMMGNRCFDPPVRRNNGKPMY from the coding sequence atgggtaggcGACTTAAGGAACGAGctgccgctattgcccaagccgccgaTGCTGCTATTGCTGCTGCTGCCCATGGGGGAAATGTTAATCGTTGGAATGACAATGGGAATAGACAGATGCATCAGTTGGTAGAGcagttcttgaagttgaaacCGACGAAGTTTACCGGGAAAGGTGACCCAGAAgctgcacctcgttggatagaggATTTGGAGAAAGCATTTAGCGTGTTGGGTTGCACCGAAGAGGAGAAAGTAACGCCGGCGATATATCGGTTGCGGGACACGgctagtgattggtggaaggccaccgggggaagagttttcccggagggGGTAGCGTTGAATTGGACTATCTTCACCGAAGTCTtcaatggaaagtatttttctgaGATCGCTCAAGAGCAGAAAttgttagaatttcagcagcttCGCGAGAACCATATGACGATAGATCAGCATGAGGTTGAATTCTCGAGACTGTCAAAGTATGCTCCGAGGATGGTAGAGAATCCGCTGGACAGAGCGAGAAGGCTCCGGGATGGGTTGAGGCCGGAACTTCGTAGTCAACTGATCCCGTTGAATTTGAGGGACTATGATGAGCTGTATGAGCGGGGTCAgatggtggagcgagacatgaaagagagggctGCGGCATCCGGATCGCGGTTCATGCCAGCCCGGGACAATTgccggtttggcaagaggcctATGATGGGAAACCGATGCTTCGACCCTCCAGTTAggagaaataatgggaaaccgATGTATTAG